A single genomic interval of Microbacterium sp. BLY harbors:
- a CDS encoding CarD family transcriptional regulator, translating into MLFEVGETVVYPHHGAATIIEVKERIIKGEAKKYLKLNVTQGDLIIEVPAENVDLVGVRDVIGKEGLDHVFEVLRAPFTEEPTNWSRRYKANLEKLASGDVIKVSEVVRDLWRRDQDRGLSAGEKRMLAKARQILISELALAEKIDEDKAGALLDEVLAS; encoded by the coding sequence ATGCTTTTTGAGGTTGGCGAGACCGTCGTCTATCCGCACCATGGCGCTGCGACCATCATCGAGGTCAAGGAGCGCATCATCAAGGGCGAGGCGAAGAAGTACCTGAAGCTCAACGTCACGCAGGGCGATCTCATCATCGAGGTCCCGGCCGAGAACGTCGACCTCGTCGGCGTCCGCGACGTGATCGGCAAGGAAGGCCTCGACCACGTGTTCGAGGTCCTGCGCGCGCCGTTCACCGAGGAGCCCACCAACTGGTCGCGCCGCTACAAGGCGAACCTGGAGAAGCTCGCGTCCGGCGATGTCATCAAGGTGAGCGAGGTCGTGCGCGACCTGTGGCGCCGGGACCAGGACCGCGGTCTGTCCGCGGGTGAGAAGCGGATGCTGGCCAAGGCCCGGCAGATCCTCATCTCGGAGCTGGCGCTGGCGGAGAAGATCGACGAGGACAAGGCGGGCGCGCTGCTCGACGAGGTCCTCGCGTCTTGA
- a CDS encoding DNA modification methylase, which yields MKSRLVASVAISAVVLLGATGCTFITPQATKTEYAASDGVNVSDQDGPVVVRNALIIANEDGTVGNFVGAIVNPTQERGTLTISLEGSDPFMITVPAGGSISLGADEEPLRIVDLDTMPGATVAMHFQSGDSAGVTTEVPVLDGTLPYYTDLAPEED from the coding sequence GTGAAATCGCGCCTTGTCGCGTCTGTCGCCATCAGCGCCGTCGTTCTGCTCGGCGCGACCGGGTGCACGTTCATCACCCCGCAGGCGACGAAGACCGAATACGCCGCCTCCGACGGTGTGAACGTCTCGGATCAGGACGGCCCCGTCGTCGTCCGCAACGCCCTGATCATCGCGAACGAGGACGGCACCGTCGGTAACTTCGTCGGCGCGATCGTCAACCCGACGCAGGAGCGCGGCACCCTCACCATCTCCCTGGAGGGCAGCGACCCCTTCATGATCACGGTGCCCGCCGGCGGATCGATCAGCCTCGGCGCCGACGAGGAGCCGCTGCGCATCGTCGACCTCGACACCATGCCCGGCGCGACCGTCGCCATGCACTTCCAGTCCGGCGACTCCGCCGGCGTCACCACCGAGGTCCCGGTTCTGGACGGCACGCTGCCGTACTACACGGACCTCGCCCCCGAAGAGGACTGA